DNA sequence from the Desulfobulbaceae bacterium genome:
AGCTGTAGTGTTCCAGTAAACACAAAGACACAATCAGAAAGAGCTTTGCTTTTCTGGCTCTCTTTTTGGGTAAAACAGACTCCTTTCTCAATCAATCGATCCACTATTTTTACAGAATCAGGTAATGAAAAATATTCGGCTAGACTGGTGGCTGCCTGAGCGCCAATGCCCTCAACTTCCAAAAAATCTGCATATTTAGAAGTGCGAAGCATCTCAATTGTTTCAAAATGCTGCTCTAGAAGCTGTGCTGTCACCTCTCCCACAAAACGTATGCCCAAGGCCGCAACAAATCGGGACAGGGTCGTTTTTTTGCTGGCCTCAATTGCCTGCAGTACATTTTGGGCAGATTTGACGCCCCAACCCTCCAGGCCCGCTAAAGCATGGGAATCCAGAGAATAAATATCCGGCAGATCAACGACTAAACCCTTTTCATACAACTGCTCGACAGCTCTTTTTCCAAGTCCCTCAATATCAAGCCCGGCCTTTCCGCAGTAATGGCTTAAAGCACGTATCTGTTGAGCAGGGCAATAAGCGTTGGGGCAACGAAGAGCAGCCTCCCCAACGGCCCTAAAAAGCGCCGTTTCGCAAACCGGGCAGTTTTGGGGCATTACAATAGGCCTTTCCGCCCCCGTCCTTTTGGTCGCAATCGCCTTAACAATTTCAGGGATAACATCACCAGCCCTTTGCACCAGGACAGTATCTCCCAGATGTAAATCCTTGCGCCGTACCTCATCCTCATTATGCAGCGTCGCTCGCTGAACAACAACCCCTCCGACCGTCACCGGCTCAAGAATGGCAATGGGGGTAATGACCCCGGTTCGACCGACTCCAAATTCAATATCAAGGATACGGCTTGTTGCTTGTTGTGCGGCAAACTTCCAGGCAATTGCCCAGCGTGGGGAGCGAGCTTTGTTGCCAAGTCTTTTCTGTAGATCAAACCTGTTAACCTTCACAACAACACCATCAATATCGTATACAAGTTCAGATCGCTGTTCCTGAATACAATTAAAATGTTGCTCAACAGCTTCAGCACCCGTGCAAACTTTTCGCAATGGATTGACCTTAAAGCCTAAAGCCCTGAACAGCTCAAAAAGCTCCGACTGACTTTCGCATTGAGTTTGAAGACTGTCAGATATACCGTAGCAATAAAAGTCAAGTGGCCGTGCAGCGGCAATCTTTGAGTCTAACTGCCGCAAAGAACCGGCGGCAGCATTGCGAGGGTTGGCAAATAATGGCTCTCCAGCTGATGCCCTCTGCGCATTAAGCGCTTCAAAGCCCGAAAGCGGCAAAAAAACCTCCCCTCGCACCTCAAGCAGAGGCGGAGATATACCCTGTAGTTTGAGCGGTATTGCCTGTATGGTCTTAAGATTCGCGGTAATATCTTCACCAACGTACCCGTTGCCACGGGTTGAACCAACAACAAATCGTCCTTCTTGATAGACAAGCTCGACTGCCAGACCGTCAAGTTTTGGCTCGGCGATGAAATCAATCGGGAGGTCAGTTTGGAGAAAACGCTGAATCCGCTCCTCAAAGTTACGAAAATCGCTTATACCAAAGGCATTTTCAAGACTGAGCATTGGCACTCGGTGCTCAACCTGATCAAATGAGGCAAGAGGCGCACCTCCAACCCTCTGGCTGGGCGAATCGGAGTCAACTAAGGCCGGATATTCAGCCTCAAGTCCGAGTAATTCCTGAAACAGCTCATCATACTCGCCATCCGAGATAAGTGGATCGTCAAGGACATAATATCGATGGGCATGAAAGTTAAGCTTTTGCCGGAGTTCTGTTAAGCGATGATTTATTGATTGCATATCGGCCATACAGGCTCCAAAGACAGGCAGTTATTCAAACCAGAACTGGGTGGTTAAAATACGAGAAGATCTCTGTTAAGATAGTTCAAGAAGAAGGCTTTTGTAAAAGATTTCCGCCTGAGGAGATGTTTTCGTGAGCAACTTCATCGATAAAAATGAGAATAGAACTCTTAGGTTTACCTGTAACCTTGGCAATGACCTCAGTTACCCCTGAACAAATTTCTGCTTTTTGTTCTTTAT
Encoded proteins:
- the ligA gene encoding NAD-dependent DNA ligase LigA, which encodes MQSINHRLTELRQKLNFHAHRYYVLDDPLISDGEYDELFQELLGLEAEYPALVDSDSPSQRVGGAPLASFDQVEHRVPMLSLENAFGISDFRNFEERIQRFLQTDLPIDFIAEPKLDGLAVELVYQEGRFVVGSTRGNGYVGEDITANLKTIQAIPLKLQGISPPLLEVRGEVFLPLSGFEALNAQRASAGEPLFANPRNAAAGSLRQLDSKIAAARPLDFYCYGISDSLQTQCESQSELFELFRALGFKVNPLRKVCTGAEAVEQHFNCIQEQRSELVYDIDGVVVKVNRFDLQKRLGNKARSPRWAIAWKFAAQQATSRILDIEFGVGRTGVITPIAILEPVTVGGVVVQRATLHNEDEVRRKDLHLGDTVLVQRAGDVIPEIVKAIATKRTGAERPIVMPQNCPVCETALFRAVGEAALRCPNAYCPAQQIRALSHYCGKAGLDIEGLGKRAVEQLYEKGLVVDLPDIYSLDSHALAGLEGWGVKSAQNVLQAIEASKKTTLSRFVAALGIRFVGEVTAQLLEQHFETIEMLRTSKYADFLEVEGIGAQAATSLAEYFSLPDSVKIVDRLIEKGVCFTQKESQKSKALSDCVFVFTGTLQLFSRSEAKSRVKDLGGQVASSVSKKVTHVVCGEKAGSKRQKAEELGCAILSETEFSALVSL
- a CDS encoding 4-oxalocrotonate tautomerase family protein, which translates into the protein MPYVSIRVAGSLDKEQKAEICSGVTEVIAKVTGKPKSSILIFIDEVAHENISSGGNLLQKPSS